The following proteins are co-located in the Malassezia restricta chromosome II, complete sequence genome:
- a CDS encoding syntaxin 1B/2/3 produces the protein MARDRLAAMRAQQASAAGGYTSPGAGAGATNYEQEYGLGSGNNGYGDHLFPTQQATGQPYVPPSSEPAAAYAAQPQGVTAAAQQPATYVPPTSNPSTAYAPATHAAQHPDSYEMTSMQGVTGRSYVADQAATVGLPDGGAAPAAASTRAGAGAQSDSYAVNMSSDPTMAASTATTTGSSSSFFGRISEIQDMIRQIDLNVNRISDLHSRSLNNVGEAAQLAAESELSSVAQQTSMYTNFVKTSIKSLEAEAVKIPASGPAPEGVGRNVRLTQIGAAKNRFKETIMRYQEVEKAYRTKYRQRTERQLRIVKPDATQAELQSALEGEASGQQIFSQALMNSNRQGEARGALREVQERHTDIQRIERTITELAALFQEMSILVEQQDEQLNVIKDHAQHTEHEVQAGRQQTDKAVVAARRARKRRWICFWLVVIIIAIIIAAVVGGVCGHGDTCSSNKN, from the coding sequence ACACGAGCCCgggtgctggtgctggcgctACCAACTATGAGCAGGAGTATGGCCTGGGTAGTGGCAACAATGGCTACGGTGACCACCTATTCCCTACCCAGCAGGCGACGGGGCAGCCATacgtgccgccgtcgtcggagccggcggcggcgtatgcggcgcagccTCAGGGTGTGACGgctgccgcgcagcagccgGCGACGTACGTGCCGCCCACGTCGAACCCGTCGACGGCCTATGcgcccgcgacgcacgcggcgcagcaccCGGACTCGTATGAAATGACGTCCATGCAGGGCGTGACGGGCCGCTCGTACGTGGCAGACCAGGCTGCCACGGTAGGCCTACCCGATGGCGGTGCAGCCCCTGCCGCTGCCAGCACAAGAGCAGGGGCGGGCGCCCAGAGCGACTCGTACGCTGTCAACATGTCGTCGGACCCTACGATGGCGGCctcgacggcgacgacgacgggcagcagcagctcgttCTTTGGTCGTATTAGCGAAATTCAGGACATGATCCGCCAGATTGATCTGAATGTGAACCGCATTTCGGACCTGCactcgcgctcgctgaaCAATGtgggcgaggcggcgcagctggcaGCGGAGAGTGAGTTGTCGAGTGTGGCTCAGCAGACCAGCATGTATACAAACTTTGTCAAGACGTCGATCAAGTCGCtggaggccgaggccgtcaAGATCCCGGCGTCCGGCCCGGCGCCTGAGGGCGTCGGCCGCAACGTGCGTCTGACGCAGATCGGTGCGGCAAAGAACCGCTTTAAGGAGACGATTATGCGGTATCAGGAGGTCGAGAAGGCGTATCGCACCAAGTACCGCCAGCGCACGGagcgccagctgcgcatTGTGAAGCCGGatgcgacgcaggccgagctgcagaGTGCGCTGGAGGGAGAGGCGAGTGGCCAGCAGATTTTCTCGCAGGCGCTGATGAACTCGAACCGCCAGGGCGAGGCTCGTggtgcgctgcgtgaggtgcaggagcgccACACGGACATCCAGCGTATTGAGCGCACTATCACGGAGTTGGCTGCGCTGTTCCAGGAGATGTCGAtcctcgtcgagcagcaAGATGAGCAGCTGAACGTTATCAAGGaccatgcgcagcacacggaGCACGAGGTGCAAGCAGGTCGTCAGCAGACGGACAAGGCTGTGGtcgccgcgcgccgtgcccgCAAGCGCAGGTGGATCTGCTTCTGGCTCGTGGTTATTATCATTGCCATCATAATtgccgccgtcgtgggCGGTGTCTGTGGTCATGGCGACACTTGCAGCTCCAACAAGAATTAA
- a CDS encoding beta-1,4-N-acetylglucosaminyltransferase, which translates to MGPFLWAALVLGWCVWRIVASRRPCARPAGPLCVAAVLGSGGHTTEMLSILRALPRDMYTPRIYVVSSGDALSLPKAREAEGGALAPHPLQGLVIPRARAVRQSWLTTPYTVLTSLAYCLWHMGIAPWCRSRTPWADVVVMNGPATCVPVVATIWAMRVLGAPTPRMLYIESYARVISLSLSARLLRHVVDQFVVQWPTADPSAPCWGALV; encoded by the coding sequence ATGGGCCCATTTCTCTgggccgcgctcgtgctgggctggtgcgtgtggcgcatcGTAGCATCGCGACGCCCCTGCGCGCGCCCGGCCGGGCCGCTATGCGTAGCGGCTGTACTCGGATCAGGCGGGCACACGACCGAGATGCTCTCGATCTTGCGTGCGCTGCCTCGTGACATGTATACCCCGCGCATCTATGTCGTGTCGTCCGGTGACGCGCTGAGCCtgcccaaggcgcgcgaggccgaaggcggcgcactcgcgccgcatcccCTGCAGGGCCTCGTGATCCCACGTGCccgcgccgtgcggcaAAGCTGGCTCACGACGCCGTACACGGTGCTCACCAGTCTGGCGTACTGCCTGTGGCACATGGGCATCGCGCCGTGGTGTCGGTCGCGCACGCCCTGGGCGGATGTCGTCGTGATGAATGGCCCGGCGACATGTGTGCCTGTCGTGGCCACGATAtgggcgatgcgcgtccTGGGCGCGCCGACTCCGCGGATGCTGTATATCGAATCGTATGCGCGTGTGATCTCCTTATCACTATCGGCGCGGCTGCTACGGCATGTGGTGGACCAATTTGTCGTCCAGTGGCCGACGGCGGATCCGTCCGCACCATGCTGGGGCGCCTTAGTCTAG